The Chamaesiphon minutus PCC 6605 DNA window ACTTTACAATGGGACTGAAGTGTGGGAATTAATTGTTTTAATAAATAGTCCGAAGATTTGCGCGAGTGGACTAATACATCGATCGATCTGTCTGTGTGGCGATTGACAAATTCATCCGAAATTTGATTTGGCAAATAGTATAACAGCGCGTGGGGAGATCTTTGTCCCCAGTATCCTAGTGTATTCCGACTGACACAGACGATCGGAATTTGGGGTGGGAGTCGAAAGCCGTATTCGGCACTGTGGGCGTGATATATTGTTGGGTAGCCGCGCAAACGCGTGACTAATTTGGGGACATCAAAGCCCCAACTAACGACGAAGATCGCATCTTGCGGTTTGCTGGCTAAGATGTCGTCTAAATATGCCTTGTCTGGCTCTCGTTGGCGGTAGGTAACAATTTCGACGGGGCAGATTTGTTTGACTAGTTCGATCGTTTTTAGTTCGGCAAATAAGCCCCCGCAGTGAAATTTCTGGGTGGTTCCAGGCAGGAGAAACAGGAGTTTTCGCATAAAGTTGTCGATCGCATATAGCAATCTTATTTGATTTTTAAACTTACTAGCACTTAAATGCCGATCGTTTTAACCGCAGAGGCGCAAAGATCGCAGTGATGTCCGCTCGTCGAGTTCCCCGACGTCAAAAGGACATCAAGACAGAGGGAAGAAAAGAGTAATAGTTTCTGATTTAGGAGCGCATAGTGGAGGTTTTTACCACGTTCTAGCATAAACTACTATCGATCGATTCTCACCTAAAATTAGCAACGCCTAAAAACTCAAGAGCGGGAAATAGTTGGCGGTAATGTCGAGAGTACAGCCGCGCGTCGAATCTCTAAAATTTGACTGATTTCTCGCACAAAGCTGGGTTGACGTTCGATTGCCTGGTTGACAACTGTGGCAGAAAGAGTCATTACTTCCAAATCCTGGCTGGCGATGATCGATACCGGACTAACTTCACTAGCAAACAGCGTCATTTCGCCAAAAAATTCGCCAGTTTGGAGCGATAGGACTTCATGTTCTCGATCGAGATTGTCAGTCACCGTCATTGTTGCTTGTCCAGATATAATAATGTACAACTCGTTACTATGATAACCCTGACGGATTACTTTTTCTCCAGAACCAAAATGTTGGAGGCTAATTCCTACTGAGTTAGTATGTAAATTGGTGGGTCGATTCTCTTTCGGAGACGCTTCACGAACGAGCGGGACAAATGAGGGGATTGACTGTAAACTTTCTGCCATCTTTTGGGAATTACTTTGGGCTGCGGTATTTGGGCCATTAAAATGATAGAGCGTGCGAATCGGAAAGGGAATATTTAAATTATTGCGTTGAGCGGCATACCATACACGGGTCACAAATCGATCGCGAATTTCTTCGAGATCTCCGTAGTTTTCAATAAAAAATTTGACCTCATAAGTAATTGCCGAATCATCGTAAGAGAGCGTGAAGATTTGTGGTGCTGGCTCGGCTAATATACCTTGAGTTTCTACTGCTGTGCTGTGCAGGACATATTTAGCAAGATTGGGTGGATCTTTATAAGAAAACCCGATTTTAATGCGTTCGGCATGGAGGCGTTGGGGTTGACTATAGTTCCGAATCATTTGCGCGCCAATCAGTTTGTGAGGGATAACAATCATCTCTCGTTCTAATGTTTGCAATCTTACTGCACGCCAGTTAATATCGATTACCTGCCCTACTAATCCATCCACCCGCAACCAATCGCCCACGGAAAAAGGACGCTCGAATAATAGGGCAATACCTAGCACCACATTACCCAATGTATCTTGCAGGGCTAAACCAATTACGATCGAACTCACGCCCAAAGCCGTTACCAATCCCGCTAAATCTGCACCCCAAACTGTTGCTAAGACGATCGCACCACCGAGGGAAACTAAAAATAGCCGCAACAGATCGATGAGTAATTTGGGCACTCTAGCGCGCCAAGTATCGGCGTTAGCTTGCTCGAATAAAATTGCATTTAGTAATGATAATGCCGCATGAATTGCCGATAGCCACAACAGCGTTTCAACACTTTTCACAAGCTGTCCGCTGGCGGGAAGCTGGAGCACATGCCGTAAAAACAGCAAGAATACCAGCACGGGGAGTAATAAGTTGCGAATGAGTTGGAAGGTATCAGCTAATGGCTGTTGTTGCCGCTGCAAGCGATAGATTAGCTCTCCTAGTCCGATAATTAGGAGGGGGAAGCCGACAATCAGTGTGAGTGCCCAGATTAATAACATTTTGGATTTTGGATTTTGGATTTTGCGGATGCGCGAAAAGTGGATCTGCTCCGTTCAAACTCCGCCCTGAACTATAAGTTCGGGCTAAGAGCAAAAGTCCACTTCAGTGGACTAAAGAATCTTGCAGTCCACTTCAGTGGACTTGCGCTCTTAGCCCCAAATTCATTTGAGGGCAATGTTAGAGCGGAGCTAGGAATCCTTAAATGGCGATCGTTATTCCGTTGGTGTAGCCTCAAGAACAGAAGAAAATGATATTAATTTAAACCTCCGATCGAGTGTTTTTTTGGATACTTTTAAACTTCCAAACTTTTAAGGCTGCCGTACCATTTCCTTCGGGGACTTCTGCTGGTTCAAATTCATATAGGTCATCCAAACGTTGATAGACTGCTGCTGACACAAAAATTGCCCCAGAGGGACAAGCCACCCGCAAGGCGTTAGCCAGATTGACAGTGTTACCCCAGACATCATAGATCGATCGATGTCTGCCGATAATTCCGGCGGTGACATCGCCGGAATGAATGCCGACGGAGATATTTAATTCAAATCCGCGCTCGTGGTTGAAGCGACGCACGATCGAAATCATTTCCAAGGCAAAATCTACAGCTCGTTTATCGTGGTCTAAATAAGGTACTGACAACCCACAAATTGCCATATAACTATCGCCAATAGTTTTGATTTTCTCGATGCCATAGCGTTCGGCAGCATCATCAAAACTCGTGACGAGATCGCTTAGAATTGTCACTAATTCTTGGGCGGTGAGATCGATCGCCAGTTTGTGAAAACCAGTCAGATCTGAAAATAAGACAGTTACATTAGAAACAGTATCGGCAATTTCTTTCTCCCCGCGTTTGAGGCGTTTGGCGATCGCTGATGGAAACAAACTCAGTAACAATTGTTCGTTTTCAAAATTCTTTTGGGCGACTAGATTTGTTTGAGCCTGCAAGCTTTTGACCATGGCATTAAAGGATTGAGCTAGTTCGCCAAATTCATCGCGAGCATCTAAGACAATTGCAGTATCCAATTGTCCAGCCTCGACTTTGCGGGCACTGGCAATCAATCGATCGATTGGTTTGACAAATAAATTAGCCAATGCCATCGCTAATAGCGTTACTAATAGCAATAATAAAGTTGCCGAGATCGCCACTTGGTTGCCAAAATCATAAATCGGCGCATACGCCTCAGCCAGGTCGATCTCCGCCACGATTGCCCAATTCAAGCCATCGATTTTGATTGGGGCGTATGAACTCAGGACGGGGACATCGCGGTAGTCTTGGATGATTTGGGTACCCTGTCTGCTGGCGAGAGCTTCAGTCGCCGCTTTGGTCATCACCTTTTGTTCTAAAATCGAAGTATTGTATTGCCGAATCCGATTAATTGTGGCTGCATCCACGCCGATATCTTGCAAGGATTTAAAATAATCGGCTGGCGCATCGACCAAAAAACGGGAAACCGAGCGCATTAAATAATCCCGCCCGACTAGATAAGTTTCGCCAGATTTGCCCAACCCATCTCGCTCCCAGTTGCGATTTCCGGTCATCACATTATTGATTTCATCGACGGGTAGTTGCACCGCCAATACACCCACAAATGTCGATCGATCGTAAACTGGTGCGGCAATAAAGGCGGCTGGTGCGCCATAGGAAGGAATATAACCTTCAAAGTCAATCAGTTTCACAAAGTCTCGTTCCTTTGCGCGTCTTACCGATGCGACGAGTCGAGCCAAATTGCTCTCGTTATAAGCCCCAGTAGTAAAGTTGGTAGTAAAATCGGTCTCTTTATACACCGTGTAAACGACCGTTCCTTGAGGATTAATCAAGAACATATCATAGTAGCCGAACTTCTTAATGATGTTCCGAAAAATGGGATGATAGCGGGCGTGGCGGCTACTATAGGCACTGCCATCTGCGGCGGTATCGAGCAAATGTTTTTTGCCAACGGGGTTGGGGTTGTTGGCGATATAGTGATATTGGAGGTTGCGTGCGGCTGGAGTGGTAGGGAGATAGGAATTGAGGACGGGCTGACGGGGCGACAGGTCGCCTGAAAACTCGGCAGAGAGACAACTCTAGACAAATAGTATCAAAAAAGATAGGGTAAGAGAGCTTCTTACCCAAAAAACAATTAAATGTTACCAGAATTGTATCATGCCCATTTGTCAGAAAAATTCACACGCGGTAACTACTTATTGACAATTTTATTGATTCAAGTAGTGCAATCTATTAAAGAAGTCACGCTAGAAAGCATCGCAACAAAACTAGCGATGCCAATTAAATTTGAAAGCAGAAGAAAAAAAGTCCAGAGATTTTTATCAAATGATGAATGGGATTTAGATAATGTTTGGTTATCACTAGTGATTGCTTGGATTAAAGGCAATGTCAAACAGAATAATATTATATATTTAGCAATAGATCGAACCAAATGGCAATCAAACAATATTTTGATGGTCAGTATGATTTGGCGAAAGAGAGCAATTCCTATTTATTGGCAAATGCTTGATAAACAAGGGAACAGTACATTGGAAAACCAACAATTAGTATTAACCCCAGTATTCGCTGCCCTATCAGATTATAGCTTGTTGGTACTGGGAGATCGTGAATTTTGTAGTGTTACTCTTGCGAACTGGCTTAGAGAGCAGAAAATAGATTTCTGTTTACGACTGAAAAAGAATGTTTGTATCAAGACTGAAGAGGAATTGTGGACTGAACTGAAAAGGCTAGGATTAGAGCCAGGAAATAGCTTTTTTAATCAAGAAGTAACAATTAGAAAAACTGCACCAGTTGAAGGATTTAACCTAGCAGGTAAATGGCTAGGTAAATATCGAAATATTACCACAAAAGAGCCTTGGTATATTCTGACCAGCTTGGCAGATCTACAAGCAGCAGTTGATACCTATGCTAAAAGATTTGGAATTGAGGAGATGTTTCGAGACTTTAAGGGCGGAGGATATAACTTAGAAAAGACTAATTTAACGGGCGAACGATTGAGCAAATTATTGATTTTGCTATCACTAGCATACTTGAAGAGTATCATCCAAGGGATAGATATCAAATCAAAGCAAGTTCAAGAATATCTCGGCAGAAAAACAGAACATCACCGAAAATATGCTAGACATAGCACTTTCTATATTGGACTCTGGGGTGAATCATGGGTCGATTCAACATCTAGTAATTGGCAGGTTGTTGTTGAATTAATGTCTTTGTCCCCACATAAACTACCTAATTATCAACAAGGCTTGAGAGCTATGAGACTTATCCTATCAGCGTTATAGGCGACAAGTCGCCCCGACAGGAGGACGGGCGCACCTTGCTTGGTTTTGGCGAGCTTGGGCAGAAACTCAGTTTGGTAGTATTTAGCTAGCTGGCGATCGAATTCGGTAGGGATGGGTACAGTTTCGAGCTGGCGGTAGGCACCATCAAAGTCCTGGAGCGCGCTCACCACTGTGGGATCTTCGCTGAGGGTATGAATGTGATTCTGAAGGGTTTGGAAATAGGATTCGATTTGATAAGATTTGGTGGTGCGCAGGCTCGTCAATTGGTTGAAAACTCGATCGGTCAAGTTTGACTGACCGCTCCGGTAGCCGATATAGGCGGTGACGAGTACGGAACAACTGCTGACTGTCAGCAGCATGGCAATCAGTTTAGATTTGATACTAAGTCGATCGAGCAACCTCATAAGGAGACGGGGCGCGGAATATTGTTAGCTTACTGCATCTGTTCGATAACAAATAGTTCGTGGGGATCGAAATACAATAACGAATCCGACGATCTCAGTCCGCAATCCCCGCACGGGTGTACTCGACCATACCATTGTGCCGCTGTCTGAAGATTGCCAGCCTGACACAGCTTATTCAATAAAGTCAATTACTCGGACGATCGGTCGCGATTGCGACTTAAATTCTGCGGCTTTGGCTTGAATTTCTGCTAATTGTCCGATCGCTAAACCGCAGGGTCTACCATACTTAGCACGAACTCGATCGCTAGCAATATTTAAAGCAGTTTGCGCTCGATCGACAAAATCACCCAGATCGTAATCTCGCTCTAGCTCGAAATATTTTTTGACGATCGAAGATGGTGAATAACAGGTTGCTTGAGAACCATCTGGCCATTGAATTTTAAAGCGAGTTTCGGGCATGGTTATTAGTTGATAGTTGATAGTTGATAGTTGATAGTTGATAGTTGCTGGATTAAGGTACGATCTTCGTTCTGATACATTCTCGTCCCCACTCCCCCACTCCCAACTCCCAACTCTAGATGCCTTACCGGAATCCAGTAAGGTGTTGGCAGGTGAAATCCCAGAAGATAGTCGATTGTTGTTGAGATTTGAGAATAAGTTGGGGATTTTTGATGACTTCACCGATATCCGTGCAGGTAATATGGCGATCTCCAAATACTTGCTGGACGGCTGAAACTCGATCGGGACGGACGCTGAGTAAAAATCCGTAGCTGGGAAAACTGACCAGCCAACGATCGAAGGATATGCCTGCTGGTCTGGGTATGGCATCGAGATTTAAGATGGCACCGCATTGAGAGGTTTCTAGCAGCATCAAAGTCGTACCGATGACTCCGCCCATGCTGATGTCTTTTCCCGCTGCGCACAGTCCATTTTCGGCGAGTTTGGGTAACAATTCTAGGTCGGCGCGCAGGCGATTTGGATCGGTTTCGGTGGCAGCATTCCAGAATGGATACTTGGGGTGCAGTTTGCCCCGTAAATCGATCGCCATTAATAATCGATCGCCAGTTCGAGCTTGGAAGCTGGAAATTAGATTGCGGGCGCGTCCTAAAATCGCCACTGAGAGGGCATTATACGCGCTCCTACTGTTGGTATGTCCGCCGACGATCGGCACCTGATAAGCTCGTGCGGCGGCACTCATACCAGCTAATAGTGGCTGACTAATTGCGGTATCCTGACTCCAGATCGTATCTACAACCGCGATCGGTCTACCACCCATTGCATAAATGTCGCTGACATTTACCATCACGGCACTCCAGCCTGCAAACCACGGATCGGTGGCGACAAAATCGGGCATCATGCCTTCGGCGGCGAGGAGTAGATAGCTATCGCCATCGGGAATTGCGGCGCAATCGTCGCCGATCAATACATCTGTTGCGGCATTTTCTGTCGCGAGAAATCGCGCAACGGCTTGAATATCTTGTTTGTGGACGATACCCAGCGATCGCTCGATCGTGCGAGTGAGGAGATCGAGATCCATACTAAGATGCTTGGCTGTACTGAACGATCGGGCGGATCTCGTTATTGGCGGGATAGTAGTCTAGATCTGCTTGCATCAGGTGATGCGCGATGCCACAAATTTCGATTTCTTCGATCGAATCCCAATGCAACCGTTGAAAGAAGCGGACATTTTGGATCTGGACGGTGGCGAGGAAGCGATCGCAGCCCCAGGCATTGGCGGTAGTGACGGCTTTATTTATCAGTCCTTTGCCGATGTGCCAGCCTCGGCGATAGTCGGGATGGGTGCCCAATCTACCGCCATACCACAGGCGGGGTTCGGGTTCGTAGATTCGCACTACGCCGAGGACAGCTAAGGATGGGGCATCGGCGGCGACGGCTATAATCGGATGCGCGAGCGCATCGAGAGTATCTACGTCGTCATTGGGGAATAAGCCTTGTTCTTCGACGAAGATTTTGCGACGAAGGGCATAATATTCGTCGATTTCGGAGTGGGTGCGGGCGAGTTTAAAAAGATAGGTGGGGAACATACAGGGATAATTGATGATTAGTCAAGGATTTTGCTCTAGACTTGACACTGTGACAGGAGGGCGAATTTTTAAGCTTCAAAGCTAGACAGAGCCGAACATGCACCGCATTTGCCGCAGCCAGCTTTAATATCTTTGGCAGACATACCCGATCGATTCAACAGCTCGCCCACCTGCTGATAGAGGGCAAACATCATCTCACTACTAGGTGCGGGGTGATGTGCTAAAGGCGTGCCAGAAATCGGGACGAAGGGCACGACGAACGGATAAACACCGATTTGAATGAGTCGATCGCAACCGTCTACTAATGCCTCTACCGTGTCGCCCAATCCTGCCAACAAATAGGTGCTAACTTGTCCCCGCCCAAATACTTCTACCGCAGCCGCAAATGCTTGGAAATAATACTCGACGGGCACATCAGCCTTCCCTGGCATAATTTGAGCGCGGACTGCGGGGGTAATCGCTTCGAGGTGCATACCCAGGCTATCTACGCCCGCATCCTTGAGTTTCTGGAACCACCTAAAGTCGTCGGGCGGTTCGCACTGGGCTTGAATTGGCAAATCGACGCGCTGTTTGATGGCTTGAGCGCATTCGGCGAGATAAGCGGCACCGCGATCGGGTGTATTGGGAGTACCGCTAGTCATCACCATGTGTTTGACACCATCTAGTTGCACGGCGGCGGCGGCGACTTCGGCAAGCTGGGTGGGGGTTTTGCGGGCGATCGTCCGATCGGCTGCTAGGGATTGTTCGATCGCGCAAAACTGGCAGACAGTATCGCTATTCCGGTAGCGCATACAAGTTTGCAAGACGGTGGTGGCGAGGACATCGTGGCTGTGGAGGAGGGCGATTTTCCAGTAGGGGATGCCTTCAGCGGTGCTGAGGTTATAGAATTGGGGCGTTTTGGGGAATTCGATCGGGGCGATTTCTCGTCCTTCTCGGTGGATGCTGGCTTGGGTAGACGTGGGATCGAGGGTGGCGGTATAGGGCGATTGGGCGGCGGTTTCGGTGTAAATGGGCACCATAATCGTCGTACCGTCGATCGTCACTGCTTTATGGTCGGATGGCCCTGCACCGCCTTTTCTACCCGACACACCCGCACCAGTTTCTACTAATTGCAGTCCTTGTGATTGCAGTTCGGTCATTAATTTTTGTTTATTCATTGTCGCTCTTACTCCCCTCCTCGGAGGGGGTGGGTTCTGGGGACACAAAAAGTGCTTAGTCATCAACCGCCCTCAAATGAATTTGGGGCTAATAGCCAAAGTTCACTGAAGTGAACTGAAAGATTTTTCTGCTGATGTATGACACTACCCTGGCTTATAAAGGGGGCTAAAAATCCCCTCCTCGGAAGGGTGCCCGTAGGGCGGGGTGGGTAGATCTCCGCCTCCACTCACCACCGCCCACTGACTCGAATTCACCTGCAATTGCAACAGATCGGGACGCGAATAATGCCCGACGCTATCCATCATCCGTTTGCGCTTAGTTATCAGCGCGAAATCCAGATCTGCGATCGCGATTCCTTCACCATCGGTAATTGGAGGATGTAGAATGTTGCCTTCGGGACTAATAATGGTGGTACAACAACCGCCGCTTAAGGCTTTTTGGAGCTTCTCATCGGTAGTAATTTCCGCGACCTGTTCGGGGGAGAGCCAGCCCGTCGCATTCACTACAAAGCAGCCAGCTTCGAGAGCATGATGGCGGATCGTGACTTCCATCTGATCGGCGAAAATCTGACCGACCATCGAGCCGGGGAATTGAGCGCAGTGGATTTGCTCGTGCTGTGCCATCAGCGCAAAGCGCGCCAGGGGGTTGTAATGCTCCCAACAAGCGAGTGCGCCGAGTTTGCCTACCGCCGTATCCACGACCTTCAATCCCGCACCGTCGCCTTGCCCCCACACCATCCGCTCGTGATAAGTGGGC harbors:
- a CDS encoding mechanosensitive ion channel family protein, which produces MLLIWALTLIVGFPLLIIGLGELIYRLQRQQQPLADTFQLIRNLLLPVLVFLLFLRHVLQLPASGQLVKSVETLLWLSAIHAALSLLNAILFEQANADTWRARVPKLLIDLLRLFLVSLGGAIVLATVWGADLAGLVTALGVSSIVIGLALQDTLGNVVLGIALLFERPFSVGDWLRVDGLVGQVIDINWRAVRLQTLEREMIVIPHKLIGAQMIRNYSQPQRLHAERIKIGFSYKDPPNLAKYVLHSTAVETQGILAEPAPQIFTLSYDDSAITYEVKFFIENYGDLEEIRDRFVTRVWYAAQRNNLNIPFPIRTLYHFNGPNTAAQSNSQKMAESLQSIPSFVPLVREASPKENRPTNLHTNSVGISLQHFGSGEKVIRQGYHSNELYIIISGQATMTVTDNLDREHEVLSLQTGEFFGEMTLFASEVSPVSIIASQDLEVMTLSATVVNQAIERQPSFVREISQILEIRRAAVLSTLPPTISRS
- a CDS encoding glycosyltransferase, which produces MRKLLFLLPGTTQKFHCGGLFAELKTIELVKQICPVEIVTYRQREPDKAYLDDILASKPQDAIFVVSWGFDVPKLVTRLRGYPTIYHAHSAEYGFRLPPQIPIVCVSRNTLGYWGQRSPHALLYYLPNQISDEFVNRHTDRSIDVLVHSRKSSDYLLKQLIPTLQSHCKVEIIEGFVNSLSELFNRSRVYLYDSAEYWATQGVTEGFGLQPLEAMACGCQVFSSVNHGLSDYLDPGFNCHKIAGFSTDYDVERILEVVKSSAPVNNLESLLAEYRTANIMSRIQVILSDIDRFFDRVNLDRSDMLDLSDRRVSQLRLSKALKSIQKKLKR
- a CDS encoding MSMEG_0570 family nitrogen starvation response protein, which translates into the protein MPETRFKIQWPDGSQATCYSPSSIVKKYFELERDYDLGDFVDRAQTALNIASDRVRAKYGRPCGLAIGQLAEIQAKAAEFKSQSRPIVRVIDFIE
- a CDS encoding IS4 family transposase, with product MLPELYHAHLSEKFTRGNYLLTILLIQVVQSIKEVTLESIATKLAMPIKFESRRKKVQRFLSNDEWDLDNVWLSLVIAWIKGNVKQNNIIYLAIDRTKWQSNNILMVSMIWRKRAIPIYWQMLDKQGNSTLENQQLVLTPVFAALSDYSLLVLGDREFCSVTLANWLREQKIDFCLRLKKNVCIKTEEELWTELKRLGLEPGNSFFNQEVTIRKTAPVEGFNLAGKWLGKYRNITTKEPWYILTSLADLQAAVDTYAKRFGIEEMFRDFKGGGYNLEKTNLTGERLSKLLILLSLAYLKSIIQGIDIKSKQVQEYLGRKTEHHRKYARHSTFYIGLWGESWVDSTSSNWQVVVELMSLSPHKLPNYQQGLRAMRLILSAL
- a CDS encoding adenylate/guanylate cyclase domain-containing protein; amino-acid sequence: MLDTAADGSAYSSRHARYHPIFRNIIKKFGYYDMFLINPQGTVVYTVYKETDFTTNFTTGAYNESNLARLVASVRRAKERDFVKLIDFEGYIPSYGAPAAFIAAPVYDRSTFVGVLAVQLPVDEINNVMTGNRNWERDGLGKSGETYLVGRDYLMRSVSRFLVDAPADYFKSLQDIGVDAATINRIRQYNTSILEQKVMTKAATEALASRQGTQIIQDYRDVPVLSSYAPIKIDGLNWAIVAEIDLAEAYAPIYDFGNQVAISATLLLLLVTLLAMALANLFVKPIDRLIASARKVEAGQLDTAIVLDARDEFGELAQSFNAMVKSLQAQTNLVAQKNFENEQLLLSLFPSAIAKRLKRGEKEIADTVSNVTVLFSDLTGFHKLAIDLTAQELVTILSDLVTSFDDAAERYGIEKIKTIGDSYMAICGLSVPYLDHDKRAVDFALEMISIVRRFNHERGFELNISVGIHSGDVTAGIIGRHRSIYDVWGNTVNLANALRVACPSGAIFVSAAVYQRLDDLYEFEPAEVPEGNGTAALKVWKFKSIQKNTRSEV
- a CDS encoding sll0787 family AIR synthase-like protein is translated as MDLDLLTRTIERSLGIVHKQDIQAVARFLATENAATDVLIGDDCAAIPDGDSYLLLAAEGMMPDFVATDPWFAGWSAVMVNVSDIYAMGGRPIAVVDTIWSQDTAISQPLLAGMSAAARAYQVPIVGGHTNSRSAYNALSVAILGRARNLISSFQARTGDRLLMAIDLRGKLHPKYPFWNAATETDPNRLRADLELLPKLAENGLCAAGKDISMGGVIGTTLMLLETSQCGAILNLDAIPRPAGISFDRWLVSFPSYGFLLSVRPDRVSAVQQVFGDRHITCTDIGEVIKNPQLILKSQQQSTIFWDFTCQHLTGFR
- a CDS encoding MSMEG_0568 family radical SAM protein translates to MNKQKLMTELQSQGLQLVETGAGVSGRKGGAGPSDHKAVTIDGTTIMVPIYTETAAQSPYTATLDPTSTQASIHREGREIAPIEFPKTPQFYNLSTAEGIPYWKIALLHSHDVLATTVLQTCMRYRNSDTVCQFCAIEQSLAADRTIARKTPTQLAEVAAAAVQLDGVKHMVMTSGTPNTPDRGAAYLAECAQAIKQRVDLPIQAQCEPPDDFRWFQKLKDAGVDSLGMHLEAITPAVRAQIMPGKADVPVEYYFQAFAAAVEVFGRGQVSTYLLAGLGDTVEALVDGCDRLIQIGVYPFVVPFVPISGTPLAHHPAPSSEMMFALYQQVGELLNRSGMSAKDIKAGCGKCGACSALSSFEA
- a CDS encoding MSMEG_0567/Sll0786 family nitrogen starvation N-acetyltransferase gives rise to the protein MFPTYLFKLARTHSEIDEYYALRRKIFVEEQGLFPNDDVDTLDALAHPIIAVAADAPSLAVLGVVRIYEPEPRLWYGGRLGTHPDYRRGWHIGKGLINKAVTTANAWGCDRFLATVQIQNVRFFQRLHWDSIEEIEICGIAHHLMQADLDYYPANNEIRPIVQYSQAS
- a CDS encoding Nit6803 family nitrilase, with product MNFTRKVRAAAVQISPVLFSRQGTTEKVLESIDKAAQMGAELVVFPETFIPYYPYFSFVQPPVLMGKEHLRLYEEAVEVPSPVTEAVSQAARSHQIVVVLGINEREGGSLYNTQLIFDADGTLALKRRKITPTYHERMVWGQGDGAGLKVVDTAVGKLGALACWEHYNPLARFALMAQHEQIHCAQFPGSMVGQIFADQMEVTIRHHALEAGCFVVNATGWLSPEQVAEITTDEKLQKALSGGCCTTIISPEGNILHPPITDGEGIAIADLDFALITKRKRMMDSVGHYSRPDLLQLQVNSSQWAVVSGGGDLPTPPYGHPSEEGIFSPLYKPG